Proteins encoded by one window of uncultured Draconibacterium sp.:
- a CDS encoding LytTR family DNA-binding domain-containing protein, translating to MKIKCLIVDDEELAIDIIEDYIKRLEFLEIKGKCKNAIEALNMLNSTKIDLIFLDIQMPGLTGLQLMKNIANPPQVIFTTAYSEFALEGFELEALDYLIKPISFERFIKAVNRYFKINNFNNLIINEKTEESSNPFIFVKSDKKMLKVFLSSITHIESIRNYVTIYLNDKSQIKTHNTISNIEQKLTEPGFLRIHRSYIVSTDKIESYTSGSVQIGREYIPISRNYRAKVIAFLEGLSI from the coding sequence ATGAAAATAAAATGCCTTATTGTTGACGACGAAGAATTAGCCATTGATATAATTGAGGATTATATCAAACGTTTGGAGTTTCTGGAAATTAAAGGAAAATGTAAAAATGCAATTGAAGCATTAAATATGCTCAATTCAACAAAAATTGATCTAATTTTTTTGGATATCCAAATGCCGGGCTTAACAGGGTTGCAGCTTATGAAAAACATTGCAAATCCTCCTCAGGTAATATTCACAACTGCATATTCGGAATTTGCACTTGAGGGATTTGAATTGGAAGCACTTGATTATCTTATCAAACCTATTTCGTTTGAAAGATTTATTAAAGCAGTAAATCGCTATTTTAAGATCAACAATTTCAACAACCTCATAATCAACGAAAAAACAGAAGAAAGTTCGAATCCATTTATATTTGTCAAATCGGATAAAAAAATGTTAAAAGTGTTTCTTAGCTCCATTACACACATTGAAAGCATACGAAATTATGTTACAATTTATTTGAATGATAAGTCTCAAATTAAAACACATAATACGATATCTAATATTGAACAAAAACTAACAGAACCGGGATTTCTCAGGATACACAGATCGTATATTGTCTCCACTGACAAAATAGAAAGTTACACTAGCGGGAGCGTTCAAATTGGAAGAGAATACATTCCAATTAGCAGAAATTACAGAGCCAAAGTTATCGCATTTTTGGAGGGTTTAAGTATTTAA
- a CDS encoding SusE domain-containing protein — protein MKSILKYMFFMWIVSLTSCIHKDEEYAPLINYLESPELISTIEDGDFILFEEDAADTLFELSWNQADFGYDAAISYVVELDELGNDFSNSLEILNANTFSMTLTVQSLNEFLTIMGMEPYVKKDMELRVSGVVGDAAQRQSSNVISFKVVPYKLKLAPIYMLGSGTVVGWDNVNPVEVPHLYDKVYGTVSTFIPNEWYKFIRDPGTWAPMWGSDGTGNNASGILQYRATDADSDPASIPTPDTEGDYRVLVDIQNMTYAVYPIPGTVYLSLGNSSSDLFSFSQTDVGIYHLEIDFDGSSAGWNIYAGTSIEEVPLWGTDENGSYNWGQLVYSENAEGTQPLSIASPQQAGTYLVTINFIENTYTVILK, from the coding sequence ATGAAATCGATATTAAAATATATGTTTTTTATGTGGATCGTAAGTTTAACTTCCTGCATCCATAAAGATGAAGAGTATGCTCCGCTTATAAATTATCTTGAAAGTCCTGAATTGATATCTACCATTGAAGATGGAGATTTTATATTGTTTGAAGAAGACGCTGCTGATACACTCTTTGAATTAAGCTGGAATCAGGCTGATTTCGGTTATGATGCAGCAATCAGTTATGTTGTCGAACTGGACGAGCTTGGGAATGACTTCTCAAATTCTTTGGAGATACTAAATGCCAATACTTTCTCGATGACATTAACGGTTCAAAGCCTTAATGAGTTTTTAACCATAATGGGCATGGAGCCATATGTGAAAAAAGATATGGAGTTAAGAGTTTCAGGAGTTGTGGGTGATGCAGCACAAAGACAAAGTTCCAATGTTATTTCTTTTAAAGTAGTACCATACAAACTGAAACTGGCCCCGATTTATATGCTTGGTTCAGGAACAGTTGTTGGCTGGGATAACGTAAACCCGGTGGAGGTTCCTCATTTGTATGATAAGGTTTACGGAACAGTATCTACATTTATCCCGAATGAGTGGTATAAATTTATTCGCGATCCGGGAACATGGGCACCTATGTGGGGTTCTGATGGAACCGGAAATAATGCTAGTGGCATTCTTCAGTATCGGGCTACCGACGCTGACAGCGATCCGGCTTCAATACCAACACCGGATACAGAAGGAGACTACCGGGTATTGGTTGATATTCAGAACATGACTTATGCCGTTTACCCCATTCCGGGAACCGTTTACCTTTCATTGGGGAATTCATCTTCCGACTTATTTTCTTTCAGTCAAACAGATGTTGGTATTTACCATCTTGAAATAGACTTTGACGGTTCATCGGCTGGCTGGAATATTTATGCAGGAACTTCTATCGAAGAGGTGCCGCTCTGGGGCACAGATGAGAACGGTTCATATAACTGGGGCCAGTTAGTTTACTCTGAAAATGCTGAAGGAACTCAGCCGTTATCAATCGCATCTCCGCAGCAAGCCGGAACTTATTTGGTTACAATCAATTTTATTGAAAATACCTATACGGTAATACTCAAATAA
- a CDS encoding carboxylesterase family protein, translating to MQKSRRQFIRLTSISGLGLGYGLSAKADSFEDEEVYAEDEQSLYVGDNIAVTDTVPGKVRGFILNHVYTFLGIPYGADTGGRNRFMPPKSPPPWKNVYPALWWGDSAPQDLANRYKNPYSSFVDHWNYEGVSEDCLRINVWTPEINGAANRPVIVWLHGGGFTAGNGIEQDGYHGENLSRKGDVVFCSLNHRLNAFGFTNFSEMGIPGFEKSGNVGMLDIVLALKWIQQNISNFGGDPNNVTLMGQSGGATKITSLMAMPKAKNLFHKAVLLSGGRLILGDIDLSARIAYTILKEGGIGKGQVGKLQEMSWDRYLSLSSSVITKIRQENYQRGNHERVEWGPIVDGLVIPKHPFEPDAIKHAEDIPTLICSTLNESAPGQFSADFENMSLKDVQRQLEKRYGEETGAIVNAYAQCFPRRKPIEIWSMILSNRSGAIALANRKAKQNASVFLAWFVWQPPLFDNRLRAFHCSDISFWLYNTDRMLTHTGGGKRPRELSEKMVASLLSFVRNGSPLCSEMPDWKPYSPDNGETMILDDKTYLVKDPDRRARKIIENYKTI from the coding sequence ATGCAAAAAAGCAGAAGACAATTTATACGATTAACAAGTATTTCAGGTTTGGGACTAGGTTATGGGCTTTCTGCGAAAGCAGATTCTTTTGAAGATGAAGAGGTTTATGCAGAAGACGAACAAAGCCTGTATGTAGGCGATAATATTGCCGTTACGGATACAGTTCCCGGCAAAGTCAGAGGATTTATACTTAACCATGTCTATACATTCCTTGGTATTCCTTATGGTGCAGACACGGGTGGTAGAAACCGATTTATGCCACCGAAATCACCACCTCCATGGAAAAATGTTTATCCTGCTCTTTGGTGGGGAGACAGTGCACCACAGGACTTGGCTAATCGTTATAAAAATCCTTACAGTTCATTTGTCGATCATTGGAATTACGAAGGAGTGAGTGAGGATTGTCTTCGTATTAATGTTTGGACACCTGAAATTAACGGGGCTGCAAATCGGCCGGTAATTGTGTGGTTACATGGTGGTGGGTTTACTGCAGGAAATGGTATTGAACAGGATGGTTATCATGGCGAAAACCTAAGCAGAAAAGGGGATGTTGTTTTTTGTTCGCTTAATCATCGACTAAATGCCTTTGGATTTACTAATTTCTCGGAAATGGGAATTCCTGGTTTTGAAAAATCAGGTAATGTGGGAATGTTAGATATAGTACTTGCATTAAAATGGATACAGCAAAACATTAGCAATTTTGGAGGAGATCCCAATAATGTAACTTTGATGGGGCAGTCGGGGGGAGCGACAAAAATTACCAGTTTAATGGCAATGCCCAAGGCAAAAAATCTTTTTCATAAGGCCGTTTTATTGAGCGGTGGCAGACTTATTCTCGGAGATATTGATCTATCAGCACGGATTGCATATACTATTCTAAAAGAAGGGGGAATAGGTAAAGGACAGGTTGGTAAGCTTCAGGAAATGTCTTGGGATAGGTATCTTTCTCTTTCTTCTTCAGTAATTACTAAAATTAGACAAGAAAATTACCAGAGAGGAAATCACGAACGGGTAGAGTGGGGACCAATAGTTGACGGTTTGGTAATTCCCAAACATCCTTTTGAGCCGGACGCAATCAAACACGCTGAAGATATTCCGACATTGATTTGTTCAACATTGAACGAAAGTGCACCAGGACAGTTTAGTGCAGATTTTGAAAATATGTCGTTGAAAGATGTTCAGCGACAATTAGAGAAAAGGTATGGCGAAGAAACAGGAGCAATTGTAAATGCTTATGCACAATGTTTTCCGCGCAGGAAACCAATTGAAATTTGGTCGATGATTTTAAGTAATCGATCCGGGGCAATTGCGCTGGCCAACAGAAAAGCTAAGCAGAATGCTTCTGTTTTCTTAGCCTGGTTTGTATGGCAGCCACCTTTGTTTGATAACCGTTTAAGGGCATTTCATTGTTCGGATATAAGTTTCTGGTTATACAATACTGATAGGATGTTAACACATACCGGAGGCGGCAAAAGACCCAGGGAATTATCTGAAAAGATGGTTGCATCGCTACTCAGTTTTGTTCGTAACGGATCACCTCTTTGTTCCGAGATGCCAGATTGGAAACCATATTCTCCGGATAATGGAGAAACAATGATCCTTGATGATAAAACGTATTTGGTAAAAGATCCAGATCGACGAGCACGAAAAATAATAGAGAATTATAAAACTATTTAA
- a CDS encoding RagB/SusD family nutrient uptake outer membrane protein, whose translation MNTNSKKYLILFIGIISLLVSSCISDLNTLPRDKDELTSDKVYQNPDYYKQVLSKLYAGLALSGQSGPSGSNDLSGLDEGFGQYLRALWYAQELPTDEVIIAWNDGNLRDFHDIEWTPSNEFITNLYYRILYQVTLCNEFLRETTDQKLNGRDFEDSVKEEIKSFRNEARFLRALSYYHAIDLFGSVPFVTEEDEVGAFFPEQISRKDLFDFVENELKEIEPLITTAGQAEYGRADQSAVWMVLSKMYLNAEVYIDEAKYSECAEYSQKIIDVGYGLEDNYENLFLADNHLSEGVIFPINYDGIQSRSYGGTDFIIHACIGNTLEPTTLGVDGGWAGIRTTKDMVAKFKDLSLIKSGKVITKNAAEYPVLYLPGNYQSASGYSEFDWSFDNVPTLASVNSDSNYEGYIYFADDNSQFKITETPDWNAGWGGTDGVLSNDGDNLIASEAGYYKINVDMGSDPKTYSVQKVDWGIIGSATEGQWDVSQSMNFDPETKIWSAQIDLVPGDIKFIANNDWGIALGIDAFTGGLSYWGDNISIADAGTYSIELDLNSPDFTFSIVRSSFDRREMFYTEDQTLEIDDIFEFSQGYLVIKWKNITSTGEMGSDASFVDTDFPFFRVAEAYMNYAEAVLRGASNGNLLTALEYVNRIRTRAYTDNSGNISSEDLTLDFILDERAREFYWEGHRRTDLIRFGKFVGNDYLWAWKGGVKEGKAVNERYRLYPIPASEMTANINLTQTPGY comes from the coding sequence ATGAACACTAATTCTAAAAAATACCTGATACTATTTATTGGCATCATATCACTATTGGTTAGTTCGTGTATTAGCGACCTCAATACTTTGCCGCGCGATAAAGACGAACTCACTTCAGACAAAGTTTATCAAAATCCTGATTACTATAAACAAGTATTGTCAAAGCTTTATGCAGGATTAGCATTAAGCGGACAGTCCGGTCCATCAGGAAGTAACGATCTAAGTGGTCTGGATGAAGGATTCGGCCAATACCTGAGAGCTTTGTGGTATGCGCAGGAATTACCAACTGATGAAGTTATTATTGCCTGGAACGACGGTAATTTACGAGATTTCCATGATATTGAATGGACTCCTAGCAATGAGTTTATTACCAATTTATATTACCGTATTTTATACCAGGTAACATTGTGTAACGAATTTTTACGCGAAACCACAGACCAAAAACTTAACGGTCGTGATTTTGAAGACAGCGTAAAAGAAGAAATAAAATCATTTCGTAACGAAGCCCGCTTTTTAAGAGCATTGAGTTATTACCACGCCATCGATTTATTTGGGAGTGTCCCATTTGTAACCGAGGAAGATGAGGTCGGGGCATTTTTCCCGGAGCAAATTTCAAGAAAAGACTTGTTTGATTTTGTGGAAAATGAATTAAAAGAGATTGAACCGCTTATTACAACTGCAGGGCAAGCCGAATACGGAAGAGCAGATCAATCTGCAGTGTGGATGGTGCTCTCTAAAATGTATTTGAATGCTGAGGTCTATATTGATGAAGCAAAATATTCAGAGTGTGCTGAATACTCACAAAAAATAATTGATGTTGGATATGGATTGGAAGATAATTATGAAAATCTGTTCTTGGCTGATAACCATCTTTCGGAAGGAGTAATCTTTCCCATAAACTATGACGGTATTCAATCACGTTCATATGGTGGTACCGATTTTATAATTCATGCCTGTATTGGAAATACATTAGAACCAACTACACTTGGTGTAGACGGAGGATGGGCAGGAATTCGAACCACCAAAGATATGGTTGCAAAGTTTAAGGATTTATCTCTAATAAAAAGTGGTAAGGTCATAACTAAAAATGCGGCTGAATATCCTGTCCTATATTTACCGGGGAATTATCAAAGCGCTTCAGGTTATAGTGAATTTGACTGGTCGTTTGATAATGTCCCAACATTAGCATCTGTTAATTCCGATAGCAATTACGAGGGCTATATTTACTTTGCTGATGACAATTCTCAATTCAAGATTACCGAAACACCTGATTGGAATGCAGGCTGGGGAGGCACTGATGGCGTACTTTCCAATGATGGTGATAATCTTATTGCATCTGAAGCCGGTTATTACAAAATAAATGTTGACATGGGCTCGGATCCAAAAACTTATTCTGTTCAGAAGGTGGATTGGGGAATTATCGGTAGCGCCACAGAAGGACAATGGGATGTTTCTCAGTCCATGAATTTTGATCCGGAAACAAAAATCTGGTCGGCACAAATTGACCTGGTGCCCGGTGATATTAAGTTTATAGCTAACAACGACTGGGGAATTGCCTTAGGGATTGATGCATTTACAGGAGGTCTGAGTTATTGGGGAGATAATATAAGCATTGCAGATGCCGGTACTTATTCTATTGAACTGGATTTGAATTCGCCTGATTTTACGTTTAGCATCGTTCGAAGTAGTTTTGATCGACGTGAGATGTTCTATACCGAAGATCAGACTTTAGAGATAGATGATATCTTCGAATTTTCACAAGGCTACCTGGTTATCAAGTGGAAAAATATAACAAGTACAGGCGAGATGGGCTCAGATGCTTCGTTTGTTGATACAGATTTTCCCTTTTTCAGAGTGGCTGAAGCTTACATGAATTACGCAGAAGCCGTTTTGCGAGGAGCTTCAAATGGCAACCTGTTAACTGCCCTTGAATACGTAAATAGAATACGCACACGTGCATATACCGATAATTCAGGTAATATCTCATCGGAAGATTTAACTCTTGATTTCATTCTGGATGAACGTGCAAGGGAATTTTATTGGGAAGGCCACCGAAGAACAGACTTAATCCGATTCGGAAAGTTTGTAGGTAACGATTATTTATGGGCCTGGAAAGGTGGAGTAAAAGAGGGGAAAGCCGTTAACGAACGTTATCGTTTATATCCAATTCCTGCATCTGAGATGACCGCTAATATAAATCTGACGCAAACACCAGGTTATTAA
- a CDS encoding TonB-dependent receptor, giving the protein MMKKIYLKLGFLLFILSIVNVCFGQSKHISGKVADATSKETLPGVTVVIKGTTTGTITGMDGEFTINAAEGDVLRFSFVGYEEKEVVVNDATNIDVVLNQSVESLEEVVVIGYGSTKKKDATGSVEALNSSDFNKGAITSAQELLSGRMAGVQVTTAGGAPGDGVVIRIRGGSSLSASNDPLIVIDGVTVDSDGISGMRNPLNTIHPSDIESFTVLKDASATAIYGSRASNGVIIITTKKGKKGESLHVDINSFATVSEPRGSVDVLNASEFNELVARRYPENNRPVEFLGEANTDWQDVIFRTSYSQDHNIGITGNIKNIPFRLSAAYTNQNGILKESGLERKTLSLGLNPTFFDDHLRINVNVRGMIVENQFANQGSIGSAMIFDPTQYPLDETSEYGGYFTWLQENGNPINLAPSNPLAMLDLSEASSEVMRSIGNVQLDYKFHFLPELRANLNLGYDISDSETEYFTPVYASWAYNEQHGGGGMGYGSQKRENLLLDFYLNYARNLEKLDSRVDVMAGHSWQRYWRYGDNYSANANETVLYGDTDYDTENYQLSFFGRLNYTFKEKYLLTLTLRHDGSSRFSEDTRWGTFPSMAFAWRIKDEGFLKNVDKVSDLKFRIGYGVTGQQNISSGDYPYLPRYTFSEDNAKYQLGDTFYTTLRPEGYDANIKWEETETYNIGVDYGFYNNRITGVIDAYYKKTNDLINFIPVPGGTNLTNQILTNVGNLENRGVEFSLNVIPIQKKNLTWEIGYNLTYNKNEITKLTATDDPTYVGVNVGGISGYGNTIQIHSVGYPMYSFYVYEQVYDTDGTPLEGIYVDRNNDGIISNDDRYHYKKAAPDLFMGFNTTVNWKSWDLTLAGRIALDNYVYNNVWSQNGTFNRLYDSSGFLSNLNSNVLKTEFENPQYLSDYYIRHASYLRLDNISLGYTFNKVIGEKSSLRLYSTVQNVFVISDYEGLDPEVIGGIDNNIYPRPTTVQLGVNLSF; this is encoded by the coding sequence ATGATGAAAAAAATTTATTTAAAATTAGGGTTTTTACTCTTTATTCTGAGCATTGTGAATGTCTGTTTCGGGCAGTCGAAACATATTTCAGGAAAAGTTGCAGATGCAACTTCTAAAGAAACACTTCCCGGAGTTACAGTTGTAATTAAAGGAACAACCACTGGCACAATTACCGGCATGGATGGAGAATTTACCATAAATGCGGCAGAAGGAGATGTATTAAGGTTTTCTTTTGTTGGTTACGAAGAAAAAGAGGTTGTTGTTAATGATGCAACTAATATCGATGTTGTACTAAATCAGTCGGTAGAATCGCTGGAAGAAGTTGTAGTTATTGGTTATGGTTCTACAAAAAAGAAAGATGCAACAGGCTCGGTTGAAGCATTAAATTCAAGTGATTTTAATAAAGGAGCCATAACATCAGCCCAGGAATTACTCTCTGGCCGTATGGCTGGAGTGCAGGTTACAACCGCTGGTGGAGCTCCCGGAGATGGAGTAGTTATTCGAATAAGAGGAGGTTCTTCCTTATCAGCAAGTAATGATCCGTTAATAGTTATTGATGGTGTTACCGTAGATAGTGATGGAATTAGTGGGATGAGAAATCCTTTAAATACAATTCATCCATCTGACATCGAAAGTTTTACGGTTTTGAAAGATGCATCAGCCACTGCTATTTATGGTTCAAGGGCATCAAATGGAGTTATTATTATAACTACAAAAAAAGGGAAAAAGGGCGAATCACTTCATGTGGACATTAACTCGTTTGCAACAGTAAGTGAACCGAGAGGTAGTGTTGATGTGTTAAACGCATCTGAATTTAACGAACTGGTTGCCAGAAGGTATCCCGAGAACAATAGACCTGTGGAGTTTTTGGGTGAAGCAAATACCGATTGGCAGGATGTAATTTTCAGAACCTCTTACAGTCAGGATCATAATATTGGTATTACCGGTAATATTAAAAATATCCCATTTCGTTTATCGGCAGCATATACTAACCAAAATGGTATTTTAAAAGAATCCGGTTTAGAGCGCAAAACATTGTCGTTGGGCCTCAATCCAACATTTTTTGATGATCATTTACGTATTAACGTGAATGTTAGAGGGATGATAGTTGAAAATCAGTTTGCCAATCAGGGATCAATTGGTTCTGCAATGATTTTCGATCCTACACAATATCCTTTAGATGAAACAAGCGAGTATGGAGGGTATTTTACCTGGTTACAGGAAAACGGTAATCCAATAAATCTTGCACCTTCCAATCCATTGGCTATGCTCGATTTGAGTGAGGCTTCATCCGAAGTAATGAGAAGTATTGGAAATGTTCAGCTCGACTATAAATTCCATTTCTTACCAGAGCTACGTGCAAACTTAAATTTGGGATATGATATTTCGGATAGTGAGACTGAATATTTTACACCGGTATATGCATCATGGGCATATAATGAACAGCATGGAGGTGGAGGTATGGGTTATGGCTCACAGAAGAGAGAAAACCTATTGTTAGATTTTTATCTCAATTATGCACGGAATCTGGAGAAGTTAGATAGTCGTGTTGATGTGATGGCTGGTCATTCCTGGCAACGTTACTGGCGATATGGAGACAATTACTCTGCCAATGCAAATGAAACCGTTTTATATGGCGATACGGATTATGACACGGAGAATTACCAACTTTCTTTTTTCGGAAGATTAAACTACACTTTTAAGGAGAAATATTTATTAACTCTAACATTACGACACGATGGATCATCTCGTTTTTCAGAAGATACACGTTGGGGAACATTCCCATCAATGGCTTTTGCCTGGAGAATAAAAGATGAAGGTTTTCTGAAAAATGTAGATAAAGTTTCTGACCTAAAATTTAGGATAGGCTATGGTGTAACCGGTCAGCAAAACATATCAAGTGGCGATTATCCGTATTTACCGCGATATACATTTAGCGAGGACAATGCTAAATATCAATTGGGAGATACTTTTTATACAACACTGCGACCTGAAGGTTATGATGCAAATATTAAGTGGGAAGAAACTGAAACCTATAACATAGGTGTAGATTATGGTTTTTATAACAACCGTATTACGGGTGTTATAGATGCTTATTACAAAAAAACGAATGATCTCATCAACTTTATACCGGTACCGGGCGGAACGAATCTAACCAACCAGATTTTAACAAATGTGGGTAACTTGGAAAATAGAGGTGTTGAATTCTCTTTGAATGTTATTCCGATACAAAAAAAGAATCTGACCTGGGAAATTGGTTATAACCTAACCTATAATAAAAACGAGATTACAAAATTAACGGCTACTGATGATCCCACATATGTTGGTGTAAATGTAGGCGGTATTAGCGGGTATGGCAACACCATCCAAATTCATAGTGTGGGCTATCCGATGTATTCGTTTTATGTGTATGAACAGGTTTACGATACGGATGGAACTCCCCTTGAAGGAATTTATGTTGACAGGAATAATGATGGAATTATTAGTAACGATGATCGCTACCATTACAAAAAGGCCGCACCAGATCTTTTTATGGGTTTTAATACAACCGTAAATTGGAAAAGCTGGGATTTAACCCTGGCAGGTAGAATTGCGCTCGACAATTATGTGTATAACAATGTTTGGTCGCAAAACGGAACTTTTAATCGATTATACGACTCATCAGGTTTCCTTTCAAATTTAAATAGCAACGTGCTTAAAACAGAATTTGAAAACCCTCAATACCTATCAGATTATTATATCCGCCATGCTTCGTATTTACGCCTGGATAATATATCGTTGGGATATACTTTCAATAAAGTGATTGGCGAAAAGTCAAGTCTGAGACTATATTCTACAGTACAAAATGTTTTTGTAATCAGCGATTACGAGGGGCTCGATCCTGAAGTAATCGGAGGAATTGATAATAATATTTATCCTCGCCCAACAACTGTTCAACTAGGAGTTAATCTAAGTTTCTAA
- a CDS encoding polysaccharide deacetylase family protein encodes MKLYLTAIILFFLIAHIPKNCNSQIRDSIYINHNFLFPDGKTKALIMSFDDGLQQDKQLIAIMDKYGIKGTFNLNSGMLDSTAYWLDDYLETQSSYIGKDEITTIYRNHEIASHSVSHPNLTQIESIEIIKEVNDDIDSLEEFSGQKIISFAYPFLSANSEVASLLENKTPITNARTGPGTGSFSLPDSLFLWYPTCHHSEAHKYVSAFKTSTDSLQLFYIWGHSWEFDQNIEYNNWDYMDKLCRNLAGLEEVWYTTTGEFAKYLQAIRSLKYSNSVIKNNSAIPVYLQLDDRMIKLPPYQK; translated from the coding sequence ATGAAGTTATATCTAACTGCAATAATTCTGTTTTTCCTGATTGCACATATCCCTAAAAATTGCAATAGTCAGATCCGGGATTCAATCTATATTAATCACAATTTTCTCTTTCCTGATGGAAAAACCAAAGCGTTAATAATGAGCTTTGATGATGGTCTACAACAGGATAAACAGTTAATTGCCATAATGGACAAGTATGGTATAAAAGGAACTTTCAACCTTAATTCAGGAATGCTTGATTCAACAGCGTACTGGCTTGATGATTATTTGGAGACACAGTCTTCCTATATCGGCAAAGACGAAATTACTACCATTTACCGAAATCATGAAATTGCCTCACATTCAGTTAGCCATCCAAATTTAACTCAAATTGAATCTATTGAAATAATTAAGGAAGTGAATGATGATATTGATAGTTTGGAGGAATTTTCCGGACAAAAGATTATAAGTTTTGCTTATCCGTTTTTAAGTGCCAATAGCGAGGTTGCCTCCTTGCTAGAAAATAAAACCCCAATTACCAATGCCAGAACCGGACCTGGAACAGGTTCATTTTCTTTGCCGGATTCGTTATTTTTATGGTATCCAACTTGTCATCATTCTGAGGCACATAAATATGTCAGTGCATTTAAAACCTCCACTGATAGTCTTCAACTATTTTATATTTGGGGGCATAGTTGGGAATTTGACCAAAATATTGAATATAACAATTGGGATTACATGGATAAACTTTGTCGAAACCTTGCAGGACTAGAAGAAGTATGGTACACTACTACCGGAGAATTCGCAAAATATTTGCAAGCCATACGATCACTGAAATATTCTAATTCAGTAATAAAGAATAATTCCGCAATTCCTGTCTATCTGCAGTTGGATGATAGAATGATTAAGCTTCCACCTTACCAGAAATAA
- a CDS encoding histidine kinase, producing MKLVESEYEILNRILNNRIVQHSFYWTSYLFFFGYMWGTYDDNFQKSFLIEIINIPLKMIMVYFIVYHLLPRYLFQKKILHFFAYFAITILLTAIIRRYTDNYVIQEYFLVYGKLPILDPNQFIYTLLKINLVLVLPMTLKITENVFSSDRKQRLLEKEKLEAELMFLKNQTHPHFLFNTLNNLYSLVLKKSDKSLNVILKLSELLRYMLYETNASRVSIQKELNSIKSYIELEKIRYGKRVDLSFNTWGNFTVDEIAPMLIIPFIENSFKHCTSGSNGEGWITIDMSILEHSFSLKIENSIPTTTQEITDAHGIGLKNVKRRLELLYEKDHELIIEESSDSYLVNLKLNLKARG from the coding sequence ATGAAACTAGTTGAATCAGAATATGAAATTCTAAACAGGATACTAAACAACAGGATAGTACAACATTCTTTTTACTGGACGAGCTACCTTTTCTTTTTTGGATATATGTGGGGAACATATGACGATAATTTTCAAAAGAGTTTTCTCATAGAAATCATTAATATCCCACTAAAAATGATAATGGTTTATTTTATCGTATACCATTTGCTGCCACGTTATTTATTTCAGAAAAAAATTCTTCATTTTTTTGCCTACTTCGCAATTACCATTTTGCTAACTGCAATAATCAGGCGGTACACAGATAACTATGTTATCCAAGAGTACTTTCTGGTATATGGCAAACTTCCTATTCTTGATCCCAACCAGTTTATTTACACCTTGCTTAAAATAAATCTCGTTTTGGTATTGCCCATGACTTTAAAAATTACGGAAAACGTTTTTAGCAGCGATAGAAAACAACGTTTATTGGAAAAAGAAAAACTGGAAGCTGAATTAATGTTTTTAAAAAATCAAACACATCCGCACTTCCTATTTAATACACTCAATAACCTTTATTCACTTGTTCTTAAAAAATCAGATAAATCACTAAATGTTATCCTCAAACTTTCTGAACTGTTACGTTACATGCTTTATGAAACAAATGCCTCCAGGGTTAGTATTCAAAAAGAATTAAATTCGATCAAGAGCTATATTGAACTTGAAAAAATAAGATACGGCAAACGAGTTGATTTAAGTTTTAATACATGGGGAAACTTTACGGTTGACGAAATTGCCCCGATGCTAATAATCCCGTTTATTGAGAATAGCTTTAAACACTGCACCAGTGGTTCGAATGGAGAAGGATGGATAACTATAGACATGAGTATATTGGAACATTCTTTTAGCCTAAAGATTGAAAACAGCATACCAACTACAACCCAGGAAATTACCGATGCACATGGAATAGGTTTAAAAAATGTAAAACGTAGGCTGGAATTACTTTATGAAAAAGATCACGAATTAATTATTGAAGAATCAAGCGATTCTTATCTTGTAAACTTGAAGTTAAATTTGAAAGCAAGAGGATGA